The Microbacterium luteum nucleotide sequence CGCCCGCATCGAGCCGACCCCGGGGGTGCGGGAGTTCCTCACGGAGATCCATCGCCGCGGGGGCGTCGCCGCGGTGGTGTCCGGCGGGTTCCACGAGATCCTCGACACGGTGGCCCCATCGCTGGGCGTCGATCGGTGGCGTGCCAACCGCTTGGACCAGCGCGACGGAGCACTCACCGGCCGCGTCTCCGGGCCGATCATCGATGCTCGGGCGAAGGCCGACGCCGTGCGCGAGTGGGCCCATCAGGAGCACATCCCGCTTCGGCAGACGATCGCGATCGGTGACGGGGCGAACGACCTCGAGATGATGCGCGTGGCAGGACTCGGCGTCGCCTTCAACGCCAAGCCGACCGTGCGCGCTCACGCGGATCTGGTCGTGGGCCCGATCGATCTGCGGGAAGCGATCTCGCTCCTGCCCTGACCTCGCTCCCGCCTGTGTCGGACCCTGACGCTACCGTGAGGCTCATGGACATCCTTCTCGTTCCCGGCCTCTGGCTCGATGCCTCCTCGTGGTCCGATGTCACCGCGCCACTCGTCGCGAACGGTCACCGTGTGCATCCGCTGACGATGCCGGGCACCGGCGCCTCGGCATCCGAGAGCGACGAGATCGGAATCGACGACTGGGTCGGAGCGGTCGTCCGCGAGATCGACGCTGCGACGCATCCCGTGGTGCTGATCGGACACAGCGGAGGCGGAAACGTCGTCTACGCGGCTGCCGACCGGCGCCCGCACGCCGTGGCGCACGTGACCCTGCTCGACACCTTTCCGCCCGTTCCGGGAGCTGGCATCTCGGACTTCCCGTCGTCGACGGTGTCGTGCCGTTCCCCGGGTGGGAGTTCTTCGACGAGGACGACGTCGCCGATCTCTCGCCGGAAGCGCGTGCCCGCGCGGGGGCCCGCACGAGCTCGGTTCCGCGGCACGTGCCCACGGACGCCCTCCGGCTGACGGACGAGCGGCGTCGCGGTGTGCCCGTCACCATCGTGACCGGGACCGTGCCGGCGAACGTGATCCGAGAGATCGCGGCGGACCCCGCCCCGTGGGCGGCGGAGCTGGCAGCCGTCGAGGATCTCCGCATCATCCAGCTCCACGACGACGGTGCGCCAGGAGGGCACTGGCCGCAGTTCTCAGCTCCGGAGCGAACGGCTCGAGCGCTCCTCGAAGCGGTGCGGGAGACCCCCGGCGCCCCCGGCGAGGAGTCCGGGCACCCGGCGGGTCAGTGACCCATGCCGAGGCCGCCGTCGACCGGGATCACGGCGCCGGAGACGTAGGCGGCCGCGTCGGAGGCGAGCCACGCGACCACACCGGCGACCTCATCGGATGATCCGAAGCGACCGGCGGGAATGCTCTTCTTGTAGTCGGCCTGGGTCTGCTCCGGCAGTCCAGCGGTCATGTCGGTCTCGATGAAGCCCGGGGCCACGACATTCGCGGTGATCCCGCGCGCGCCGAGCTCGCGGGTGAGCGACCGAGCGAAGCCGACCAGCCCGCTCTTGGACGCGCTGTAGTTGATCTGACCGGCAGAGCCCAGCAGCCCGACCACGCTGGAGATCAGGATCACTCGACCCCAGCGCTTCTTGAGCATGCCCTTCGAGGCGCGCTTGACGACGCGGAACGATCCGCCGAGGTTCGTGGACACCACGTCGTCGAAGTCGTCCTCGCTCATCCGGAGGAGGAGGGTGTCGCGTGTGATGCCCGCGTTGGCCACCAGCACGTCGACGGGTCCGAGCGCGCCCTCGACCTCGGTGAAGGCGGCGTCGACGGCAGCCGCGTCCGTCACGTCGGCCCGCACCGTGAGCGTGCCCTCCGGGCCCTCCCCGCTGCGCGCGGTCACCGCGACGCGGTAGCCCTCTGCGACGAACCGCTCGGCGATGGCGCGGCCGATGCCACGGTTTCCCCCGGTGACGAGGACGACGTGCTCAGAGGACATAGCTGATGCTCCTTCATGCTGCGGGCGGGGACCCGCCTCAGCCTAGCGGGCACGCGATTGACACCCGTCCGTCGGCACTGCCACGCTGGAAGCGCCCTCGAGAAAGGCCTCAGATGACACAGCCCGACCCCCACGGCGGACCCACGTCGCCCGGCGCGTGTCCGCCGCCGGCTCACGGTGCGACACCACCGCCCTACGGCGCGGGAGGTCCTGCGGGTGCGCGGACGAACACCCTCGCGATCGTCTCGCTGATCGCCTCGATCAGTGCTTTCGTGATCCTGCCGTTCCTCGGCTCGCTCGCGGGGGTCATCACCGGGCACATGTCGCTGTCTCAGATCTCCCGCACCGGCGAACAAGGTCGCGGCCTGGCCCTCGCCGGCCTGATCGTCGGCTACGTCGGCCTGGCCCTGGCGGTCATCGGGGTCATCGCGGTCATCCTCTTCTTCGGCGTCTTCCTCACCGCTGTGTCGCAGTCGACCTACAGCTGACCCGCGGGCTCCCGGGTGCGCAGCGGGCGTACCCTGGAGGGACCGTGAAGCACTCGCACCACACGCCGTCGGCGACGTCCCTCCCCCGCGCACCGCGCGAGGGCGCGGACTCCCGCGCGCGCACGTACCTCGTCACCATGGGGATCCGCGTGCTGTGCTTCGCGCTGATGGTCTTCGTCACCCCGTACGGATGGTGGACGTGGGCCTTCGCGGCTGCTGCGATCTTCCTCCCCTACGTTGCCGTGGTGTTCGCGAACGTCGGGTCCGATGTTCGCGAGACCGGCGTCGAGAGCCCCGAACGGGCGCTGCCGGCGGCGGCGGTCCGCTCCGCGCCAGAGCGTGACGACGAAGCCGTGCAGCAGGCGCGGCCCCGTGTCATCCGCATCGAGGAGACACGTCGCGAAGGCGAGAACAGGGGTGGGTGACGCGCGTTGCTCTCGAGCGGGATGCCGCGAGACCGCGCGCTGGCGCATCGACTGGCGGAACCCGCGCATCCACGGGGCCGACCGTCGCAAGACGTGGGTCGCCTGCGATGCGCACCGCGCCTTCCTGCGGGATTTCCTCGCCGCGCGTGATTTCCCGCTCGATGTCTCCGAACTCGAGGCGACGTCATGAGCCGGCGCACGGCGCCGACGGCCGTGCGGTGGTCGGGATACGTCGCCGTCGCGGTGCTGTTCGCGATCGCCTGCGCGTTCCTGTCCCATTGGCAGTTCGAGCGGAACGAGTCGCGTGCCGCCGAACTGGAGCTCGTCGACCGCAACTACGACGCCGTGCCCGTCGGTCTGGCGGACCTCGTCCCGGAGGGATCGACGCTCGACCCCGAAGACGAGTGGCACCCGGTCGTGATGACCGGCGAGTACCTCCCGGCGGATCAGCTGCTGGTGCGAAACCGTCCCCACGGCGGCACCGCGGCGTTCGAGGTGCTCGTTCCCTTCCGCCTCGAGGACGGGCGCATCCTGATCGTCGATCGTGGGTGGGTGCCTCCCGGCGAGAGCAGCCGCGAGCCCGACGCCGTCGCAGCCCCTCCGGAAGGCACCGTCGAGGTGACGGTGCGTCTGCGACCGGGAGAGGCTCTCACGTCGTCCGGAGAGTCCGTGGACGGCGGGCAGATCCCCACCATCAACCTCCCGCTCATCGCGGCGGTCGTCGCCGACGGCGAGCGAGTCGAGCAGAGCGCCTACGGCGCCCTGGTGTCGGAGCAGCCCGCGCCGGCGACGACGCTCGGCGCACTCGACGACCCGTCGGCCGACCCCGGGCCGCACCTGTCGTACGCCATTCAGTGGATCCTCTTCGCGATCATGGGCTTCGTGTTCATCGGATACATGATCCGCACCGAGATCCGCGCGCGACGCGACGATGACGAAGACGACGAGAAGCCGGCGGACACGACCGGACCCATCGCCCGGCGACGCCGCGACCACGATGCGGATGCCGAGGACGCGCTCGTGGACGCCCTCGGCCGGTGATCACGCCAGCGTGATCAGCTCGATGTAGTCGCGCCCCCAGATGTCCTCGACACCGTCGGGGAGGATGAGGACCCGCTCCGGGTTCAGCGCCTCCACGGCGCCCTCGTCGTGGGAAACGAGCACGACCGCGCCCTCGTAGTGGGCGAGGGCTCCCAGGATCTCCTCGCGCGAAGCGGGGTCGAGGTTGTTGGTGGGCTCGTCGAGGAGCAGCATGTTCGCCGACGACACCACGAGGGTCGCCAGCGACAACCGGGTCTTCTCACCGCCCGAGAGCACTCCCGCAGGCTTGAGCACGTCGTCACCGGTGAACAGGAACGACCCCAGCACCTTGCGCGCCTCGGTCGCGGTGATGTCGGGCGCTGCGGACATCATGTTCTCGAGCACCGAACGGTTCACGTCGAGGTTCTCGTGCTCCTGCGCGTAGTAGCCGACCTTGAGACCATGGCCCGGCTCGATGACACCCGTGTCGGCCCGGTCGACGCCGGCGAGGATACGAAGGAGGGTCGTCTTGCCGGCACCGTTCAGGCCGAGCACGACGACCTTCGAGCCGCGGTCGATCGCGAGGTCGACGTCGGCGAAGATCTCCAGCGACCCGTACGACTTCGACAGCGCCTTGGCCATCAGCGGTGTCTTGCCGCACGGGGCGGGCTTGGGGAAGCGCAGCTTCGCGACGCGGTCTTCCTGGCGCACCTCGTCGAGACCGGAGAGCATCTTCTCGGCGCGTGCGACCATCTGGTGCGCGGCGGCCGCCTTGCTCGCCTTCGCACCGAAGCGTGCCGCCTGCAGCTGCAGCGCGGTCGCCTTCTTCTCGATGTTGGCCCGCTCCTTCTTGCGCCGTTCCTCGTCGGCGACCCGCTGTCGCAGGTAGTTCTTCCAGTTCATGTTGTACACATCGATGACCTGACGATTGGCATCGAGGTAGAACACGCGATTGACCGTCTCGCCCACGAGCTCCACGTCGTGGCTGATCACGATCAACCCGCCCTTGTAGGACTTCAGGAACTCGCGCAGCCACACCACGCTGTCCGCGTCGAGGTGGTTGGTGGGTTCGTCGAGGATCATCGTCTGGGCGTCTGAGAAGAGGATGCGCGCCAGCTCGATGCGCCGGCGCTGCCCGCCCGACAGCGTCTTCAGCGGCTGGTCCAGGATGCGGTCCGGCAGGGAGAGATTGTGGGCGATCGAGGCCGCCTCGGCCTCCGCGGCATAGCCCCCCAGGGCCTCGAACCGCTCGGTCAGGTTGGCGTACTTCCGCATCGCCCGCTCCGCGACGGCGGAGTCGTCCGAACCCATGGCTTCGGAGGTCTCCCGCATGCCGATCGCGATCGTGCCCAGGCCGCGGGCGTCGAGGATCCGGGTGCGAGCCAGCATCTCCGGATCGCCGGACCGCGGGTCCTGCGGCAGGTAGCCCAGCTCGCCGGAGCGGTCGACGCGCCCGGCAGAAGGCAGCACGTCGCCGGCCAGCACCTTGGTGAGCGTGGTCTTTCCGGCGCCGTTGCGCCCGACGAGCCCGATCTTGTCGCCGTCGGAGACGCGGAAGGAGACCTCCGACATGAGCACGCGGGCGCCCACGCGGATCTCGAGGTCGTGCACGGCAAGCACAGCGATCGTCCGTTTCGTTGGTGACAGGGGACAAGGGAGGCCGACGGCCAGCCTCCTAGTATAAGTCGGGAACGGCCCGGAGACCGCCGGGCACGACCTCCGAAGGAGCGCCATGACCCTCGCTGCCCCCTCCCCCGCCCGTCGACGCGTGCTGGCCGATGTCATCGCACGGCCCGAAGGACGCGCCCGCGCGCTCGCGACCGACGCCGCGCTCATCCTCGCCGGCGTCGCCGTCGTGGCCGTGCTCGCGCAGGTGTCCGTGCCGCTGTGGCCGGTCCCGATCACGGGTCAGACCCTCGCTGTCGTGGTCGTCGGCGCCGCCCTCGGCGCACGGCGGGGCGCGCTCGCCCTTCTCGCCTACCTGGTGATCGGGCTCGCCGGGCTCCCCGTCTTCGCGGACTTCACCGGAACGGTCGCGGCGGTCGCCAAGCCCAGCTTCGGATTCATCCTGGGCTTCATCGGGGCGGCATTCGTCGCGGGCTGGTTCGCCGAGCGCGCGTGGGACCGCAAGCCCTGGCTCGCTTTCGTCGGCTTCGTCGCCGCCAGCGCCGTCCCCTTCGTCGTGGGCATCCCCTACATGGCACTCATCCTGAACGGCGTGATGGGACTGGAACTGTCGGTGTGGCAGCTCCTCCAGGCGGGACTGTTCCCCTTCGTCATCGGCGGCGTGGTGAAAGCGGCGATCGCCGCGGCGGTCATCCCGGGAGCCTGGGCCCTCGTGCGCCGCGTCGACACATCCCGCGACTGATTCGCCTCCCCGCTGCGAGCCGAGGGGTTCGAGAGCACTCCGAATGTCGGGTAAAGTAAGCCTGCCCTAACACCTAGGAGGAATCTTGTTCCGCTCCCCCCGCACACGCATAGCGCTCGCCGCCGTGACCGCCACCGCACTCGGTGTCGCCCTCGCAGGCTGCGCAACAGGTGTCCAAGAGTCCGAGGACGCATCGTCGTCGACGACCGGCGACACCTTCCCCGTGACGATCGAGCACGCTCTCGGCGAGACGGTCATCGAGT carries:
- the serB gene encoding phosphoserine phosphatase SerB, which gives rise to MPDSPAFLVVLDADSTLIRNEVIELLADEAGRGAEVAAATEAAMRGEVDFAASLRSRVEALAGVSVSAFERVIARIEPTPGVREFLTEIHRRGGVAAVVSGGFHEILDTVAPSLGVDRWRANRLDQRDGALTGRVSGPIIDARAKADAVREWAHQEHIPLRQTIAIGDGANDLEMMRVAGLGVAFNAKPTVRAHADLVVGPIDLREAISLLP
- a CDS encoding alpha/beta fold hydrolase — translated: MDILLVPGLWLDASSWSDVTAPLVANGHRVHPLTMPGTGASASESDEIGIDDWVGAVVREIDAATHPVVLIGHSGGGNVVYAAADRRPHAVAHVTLLDTFPPVPGAGISDFPSSTVSCRSPGGSSSTRTTSPISRRKRVPARGPARARFRGTCPRTPSG
- the fabG gene encoding 3-oxoacyl-ACP reductase FabG, giving the protein MSSEHVVLVTGGNRGIGRAIAERFVAEGYRVAVTARSGEGPEGTLTVRADVTDAAAVDAAFTEVEGALGPVDVLVANAGITRDTLLLRMSEDDFDDVVSTNLGGSFRVVKRASKGMLKKRWGRVILISSVVGLLGSAGQINYSASKSGLVGFARSLTRELGARGITANVVAPGFIETDMTAGLPEQTQADYKKSIPAGRFGSSDEVAGVVAWLASDAAAYVSGAVIPVDGGLGMGH
- a CDS encoding DUF4190 domain-containing protein, giving the protein MTQPDPHGGPTSPGACPPPAHGATPPPYGAGGPAGARTNTLAIVSLIASISAFVILPFLGSLAGVITGHMSLSQISRTGEQGRGLALAGLIVGYVGLALAVIGVIAVILFFGVFLTAVSQSTYS
- a CDS encoding DUF3099 domain-containing protein, with product MKHSHHTPSATSLPRAPREGADSRARTYLVTMGIRVLCFALMVFVTPYGWWTWAFAAAAIFLPYVAVVFANVGSDVRETGVESPERALPAAAVRSAPERDDEAVQQARPRVIRIEETRREGENRGG
- a CDS encoding SURF1 family protein, with the translated sequence MSRRTAPTAVRWSGYVAVAVLFAIACAFLSHWQFERNESRAAELELVDRNYDAVPVGLADLVPEGSTLDPEDEWHPVVMTGEYLPADQLLVRNRPHGGTAAFEVLVPFRLEDGRILIVDRGWVPPGESSREPDAVAAPPEGTVEVTVRLRPGEALTSSGESVDGGQIPTINLPLIAAVVADGERVEQSAYGALVSEQPAPATTLGALDDPSADPGPHLSYAIQWILFAIMGFVFIGYMIRTEIRARRDDDEDDEKPADTTGPIARRRRDHDADAEDALVDALGR
- a CDS encoding ABC-F family ATP-binding cassette domain-containing protein; the encoded protein is MLAVHDLEIRVGARVLMSEVSFRVSDGDKIGLVGRNGAGKTTLTKVLAGDVLPSAGRVDRSGELGYLPQDPRSGDPEMLARTRILDARGLGTIAIGMRETSEAMGSDDSAVAERAMRKYANLTERFEALGGYAAEAEAASIAHNLSLPDRILDQPLKTLSGGQRRRIELARILFSDAQTMILDEPTNHLDADSVVWLREFLKSYKGGLIVISHDVELVGETVNRVFYLDANRQVIDVYNMNWKNYLRQRVADEERRKKERANIEKKATALQLQAARFGAKASKAAAAHQMVARAEKMLSGLDEVRQEDRVAKLRFPKPAPCGKTPLMAKALSKSYGSLEIFADVDLAIDRGSKVVVLGLNGAGKTTLLRILAGVDRADTGVIEPGHGLKVGYYAQEHENLDVNRSVLENMMSAAPDITATEARKVLGSFLFTGDDVLKPAGVLSGGEKTRLSLATLVVSSANMLLLDEPTNNLDPASREEILGALAHYEGAVVLVSHDEGAVEALNPERVLILPDGVEDIWGRDYIELITLA
- a CDS encoding biotin transporter BioY, with product MTLAAPSPARRRVLADVIARPEGRARALATDAALILAGVAVVAVLAQVSVPLWPVPITGQTLAVVVVGAALGARRGALALLAYLVIGLAGLPVFADFTGTVAAVAKPSFGFILGFIGAAFVAGWFAERAWDRKPWLAFVGFVAASAVPFVVGIPYMALILNGVMGLELSVWQLLQAGLFPFVIGGVVKAAIAAAVIPGAWALVRRVDTSRD